One genomic segment of Hymenobacter psoromatis includes these proteins:
- a CDS encoding MFS transporter, producing MLGSYSRGFWLMCLSSFLFFLSFNLLLPELPQHLADLGGGEYKGFIIALFTLTAAISRPFSGKLADTVGRIPVMVFGSLVCFVCGFFYPWALTVSGFLLLRLLHGFSTGFKPTATAAFVADIVPAEKRGEAMGLLGVTGSLGMAAGPALGSWVAETFSLNAMFYLSSAAALLSVLVQGTLTETLPRRQRRKFSFSLLKLKLDEILEPRVLHPALVTLLCLFPYGAVLTVIPDQSRLLGLAGPTKGLFYICYTVASLLVRLVLGKASDKHGRVPVLRWSAGVLALGLAVLVWSPSVPVFLLGALIFGLGTGLNSPTLYAWTIDLSDPTRRGRGVATMYIALEVGIGLGAVLAGWIFDNQPSRLPWVHALSLASVLAAIGYLLLVVRPTPALPGSDDLAAAAMAVAAPEEVV from the coding sequence ATGCTGGGTTCCTACTCCCGCGGCTTCTGGCTGATGTGCCTGTCGTCGTTCCTGTTTTTTCTGTCCTTTAATCTGCTGCTGCCCGAGTTGCCGCAGCACCTGGCCGACCTGGGCGGGGGCGAGTACAAGGGTTTCATTATCGCGCTGTTTACGCTCACGGCGGCTATTTCGCGGCCGTTTTCGGGCAAGCTCGCCGACACGGTGGGGCGTATTCCGGTGATGGTGTTTGGCTCGCTGGTGTGCTTTGTCTGCGGGTTTTTCTACCCCTGGGCGCTCACGGTGAGCGGGTTTTTGCTGCTGCGGCTGCTGCACGGCTTCAGCACGGGCTTCAAGCCCACGGCTACGGCCGCCTTTGTGGCCGATATTGTGCCCGCCGAAAAGCGGGGCGAGGCGATGGGGTTGCTCGGCGTGACGGGCAGCCTGGGCATGGCCGCCGGCCCGGCCCTGGGCTCGTGGGTGGCCGAGACGTTCTCCCTGAACGCCATGTTTTACCTGTCGAGCGCGGCGGCGCTGCTCTCGGTGCTGGTGCAGGGCACGCTCACCGAAACCCTACCCCGGCGGCAGCGCCGTAAGTTCAGCTTCTCTTTGTTAAAGCTCAAGCTCGACGAAATTCTGGAGCCGCGGGTGCTGCATCCGGCCCTGGTGACGCTGCTATGCCTGTTTCCCTACGGCGCGGTGCTCACCGTGATACCCGACCAGAGCCGGCTGCTGGGCCTGGCCGGGCCTACTAAGGGGCTGTTTTACATCTGCTACACGGTGGCCTCGCTGCTGGTGCGGCTGGTGCTGGGCAAGGCGTCAGACAAACACGGGCGGGTGCCGGTGCTGCGCTGGTCGGCGGGCGTGCTGGCGCTGGGGCTGGCGGTGCTGGTGTGGTCGCCGTCGGTACCGGTATTTCTATTGGGGGCGTTGATTTTTGGCCTCGGCACGGGCCTGAACTCGCCTACGCTCTACGCCTGGACCATTGACCTGAGCGACCCCACGCGCCGGGGTAGGGGCGTGGCCACCATGTACATAGCGCTTGAAGTAGGCATCGGGCTGGGAGCCGTGCTGGCGGGCTGGATTTTTGATAACCAACCCAGCCGCCTACCCTGGGTGCACGCCCTGAGCCTGGCCAGCGTACTGGCGGCTATCGGCTATTTGCTGCTGGTGGTGCGCCCTACCCCCGCCCTGCCCGGCAGCGATGACCTGGCCGCCGCCGCGATGGCCGTGGCCGCGCCCGAGGAGGTGGTATAG
- a CDS encoding DUF3857 domain-containing protein — translation MKQTLRALAPGSAAALLFLLSPAGSHAQQAPVRPVAIKFGKPEPADFEAKNFVGDSAAGAVVLYDYGSAHFRLDGLSFKLESDRITRIKILKKSGYDAATIEVPLYHQNQSEEKIVSLKGFTYNEVGGKIEKIKLETSQAFTEERTKNVRVRKFTLPNVREGAVIEYSYTVTSDFLSQFQDWTFQRDIPTRWSEFQAIIPEYFDYKMLMQGYEPLALQTKEQSTTQYLASERVQVADGATLGGNTSHSATRSDAIMAQATTYHWAMQNVPALRDEPYMTTMRDYVARINFELAGERMPGQAYHNVAGTWGKINSDLLSDSDFGGQLERLGFLEASLKPLVAQYPDPAARAAAVRELIVKAVKYDGTNRVFASGPLKKSYELHRGTSADVNLLLIAALRQAGLAVQPVLLSTRNHGRVNQNFPLLQQFNYVVGVLPLADGKDLLLDATEPLLPCGMLPSRCLSQAGRLVAAQEAEGRWVSLAPAQSHNHFQQVTMTVDEQGNLSGQVRDEHGGYSGAAAREKLQQLGEKKYVTELAGQHPGWEVPSYKFSEVNEVGKPLALSYELRQPAATPGAAQELYINPLEAFGSRQNPFRHADRTYPVDFGAPTQEVILLTLTLPPGYTAELPKPTVLELPDQGGRYMYAASSPTPGTVQLMSRLNLTKPVYGAEEYASLREFYRLALAKQAEALVIKKK, via the coding sequence ATGAAGCAAACTTTACGTGCATTAGCGCCCGGCTCCGCGGCAGCGCTCCTTTTCTTGCTGAGCCCGGCCGGTAGCCATGCCCAGCAAGCTCCGGTGAGGCCGGTGGCAATAAAATTTGGTAAGCCCGAGCCGGCCGATTTTGAGGCCAAGAACTTCGTGGGCGACAGCGCCGCTGGGGCCGTGGTGCTCTACGACTACGGCTCGGCCCATTTCCGGCTCGATGGCCTCAGCTTTAAATTGGAGTCGGACCGCATTACGCGAATTAAGATTCTGAAAAAATCGGGTTATGACGCGGCCACCATAGAGGTGCCGCTCTACCACCAAAACCAGTCGGAGGAAAAAATCGTGAGCCTCAAAGGCTTTACCTACAATGAGGTAGGCGGTAAGATTGAGAAGATAAAGCTCGAAACCAGCCAGGCCTTCACCGAGGAGCGCACCAAGAACGTGCGGGTGCGCAAGTTTACGCTGCCCAACGTGCGCGAGGGCGCGGTGATTGAGTACAGCTACACTGTGACGTCGGATTTTCTCTCGCAGTTTCAGGACTGGACTTTTCAGCGCGATATCCCGACGCGCTGGAGTGAGTTTCAGGCCATCATTCCGGAGTATTTTGACTACAAGATGCTGATGCAGGGCTACGAGCCGCTGGCGCTGCAAACCAAGGAGCAAAGTACTACCCAGTACCTGGCCAGCGAGCGCGTGCAGGTGGCCGATGGCGCGACCCTGGGGGGCAACACGAGCCACTCGGCTACGCGCTCGGATGCGATTATGGCGCAAGCGACTACCTACCACTGGGCCATGCAGAACGTGCCCGCCCTGCGCGACGAACCTTACATGACAACCATGCGCGACTACGTAGCGCGCATCAACTTTGAGCTGGCCGGCGAGCGGATGCCTGGCCAGGCCTACCACAACGTAGCCGGTACCTGGGGTAAGATTAACTCCGACCTGCTGAGCGACAGTGACTTTGGGGGCCAGCTAGAGCGGCTGGGCTTCCTGGAAGCCTCGTTGAAGCCTTTAGTAGCGCAATACCCCGACCCGGCGGCGCGGGCGGCCGCCGTGCGCGAGCTAATAGTGAAGGCCGTGAAGTACGACGGCACGAACCGGGTCTTTGCCAGTGGCCCGCTCAAGAAGAGCTACGAGCTGCACCGGGGCACGTCGGCCGACGTGAACCTGCTGCTCATCGCGGCCCTGCGCCAGGCGGGGCTAGCCGTGCAGCCCGTGTTGCTGAGCACGCGCAACCACGGGCGCGTGAACCAGAATTTTCCGCTGCTTCAGCAGTTCAACTACGTGGTGGGCGTGCTGCCGCTGGCCGATGGCAAAGACCTGCTGCTCGATGCCACCGAGCCGCTGCTGCCCTGCGGCATGCTGCCCAGCCGCTGCCTGAGCCAGGCCGGCCGCCTGGTAGCCGCCCAGGAGGCCGAGGGCCGCTGGGTGAGCCTGGCCCCCGCCCAAAGCCACAACCACTTTCAGCAGGTGACCATGACGGTGGATGAACAGGGCAATCTGAGCGGGCAGGTGCGCGACGAGCACGGCGGCTACTCGGGAGCCGCAGCCCGCGAGAAATTGCAGCAGCTGGGCGAGAAAAAGTACGTGACCGAACTGGCCGGCCAGCACCCCGGCTGGGAAGTGCCGAGCTATAAATTTAGCGAAGTAAACGAAGTGGGTAAGCCGCTGGCCCTTAGCTATGAACTGCGCCAGCCGGCTGCTACCCCCGGCGCGGCCCAGGAGCTGTACATCAATCCGCTGGAAGCCTTTGGCAGCCGCCAAAATCCGTTTCGGCACGCTGACCGCACGTATCCCGTCGATTTTGGCGCGCCCACTCAAGAGGTTATCCTGCTGACCCTGACCCTACCCCCCGGCTACACGGCCGAGCTGCCCAAGCCGACCGTGCTGGAGCTGCCCGACCAGGGCGGGCGCTACATGTACGCGGCCAGCAGCCCCACACCGGGTACGGTGCAGCTGATGAGCCGCCTCAACCTGACCAAGCCCGTGTACGGGGCTGAGGAATACGCTTCGCTGCGCGAGTTTTATCGCCTGGCCCTGGCCAAGCAGGCCGAAGCGTTGGTAATTAAGAAGAAGTAG
- a CDS encoding DUF3857 domain-containing protein has product MLHTMVYLSWKNCRRAGAALLLALAAGGAAAQTLMPRTPAPLPVRFGEPEAKDFEATNFVADSGAAAVVLCDYGTARFASPSGEMSIISERTTRIKILKKAGYDYATVEIPLYHRDQQNERLSNLRGFTYVRGADGKISKTKLDANATFEEKRTDNLKVRKFTLPGVQEGAVIEYAYTVTSTFFDNYQDWTFQREIPTRWSEYRTSIPQVYKYKVLYQGYLPLAVNEMGIGTVSLLLNQKADAGAGAGAGMGVGSVGLSISTEQHRWVIRNAPAFRDEPYMTTANDYLARMTFELAGIQMPEQEYRDLTDSWPKKNKALLENESFGLVLKRDGFLEATMRPLAAQYPAAAARAAAVRELVMRAVKYDGSNRLFASGALKKSYDLHRGTSADVNLLLIAALRQAGLAVQPLLLSTRGHGRVSEEYPLLEQFNYVVALVETPGQPDLLLDATEPLLPAGMLPQRCLNQSGHTVPDTGEGRWVSLVPTPRYNHYQEVKLTLDAQGNLSGQVRDEHAGYAGLEAREKLQQLGEKKYVTELAGQHSGWEVPSYTFSQTSEVDKSLALSYEFRQPSVSPGAAQELYVNPLEAFGERRNPFRHAQRFYPVDIGMMQQEIISLTLTLPPGYAAELPQPVTLALPNQGGRYVYAASSPTPGTVRLLSRLTLDKPVYSADEYHALRELYRQMLAKQAEALVIKKTGS; this is encoded by the coding sequence GTGCTCCACACGATGGTTTACCTGAGCTGGAAAAACTGCCGGCGGGCCGGGGCCGCGCTGCTGCTGGCCCTGGCGGCCGGCGGCGCGGCGGCCCAAACGCTCATGCCCAGGACGCCGGCCCCGCTGCCCGTGCGCTTTGGCGAGCCCGAGGCCAAGGACTTTGAAGCTACCAACTTTGTGGCCGACAGCGGGGCGGCGGCCGTGGTGCTGTGCGACTACGGCACGGCGCGCTTCGCTAGCCCATCGGGCGAGATGAGCATTATTTCGGAGCGCACCACGCGCATCAAGATTCTCAAGAAAGCCGGCTACGACTACGCCACCGTGGAAATACCGCTCTACCACCGCGACCAGCAGAACGAGCGGCTGAGCAATTTGCGCGGCTTCACTTACGTGCGCGGGGCCGATGGCAAAATCAGCAAAACCAAGCTCGATGCCAACGCCACGTTTGAGGAAAAGCGCACCGATAATCTGAAGGTGCGCAAATTCACGCTGCCGGGCGTGCAGGAGGGCGCAGTGATTGAGTACGCCTACACGGTCACGTCCACGTTTTTCGATAATTACCAGGACTGGACCTTTCAGCGCGAGATTCCGACGCGGTGGAGCGAATACCGCACCAGCATTCCGCAGGTGTACAAGTATAAAGTGCTGTACCAGGGTTATTTACCGCTGGCCGTGAACGAGATGGGGATAGGCACGGTGAGCCTGTTGCTGAACCAGAAGGCAGATGCCGGGGCGGGGGCGGGGGCCGGGATGGGGGTAGGGAGCGTGGGCCTGAGCATCAGCACCGAGCAGCACCGCTGGGTAATCCGCAACGCGCCAGCCTTCCGGGACGAGCCCTACATGACGACCGCTAACGACTACCTGGCGCGCATGACCTTTGAGCTGGCTGGCATTCAGATGCCCGAGCAGGAGTATCGCGACCTGACCGATAGCTGGCCCAAGAAGAATAAGGCGCTGCTGGAAAATGAGTCGTTTGGTCTGGTGCTGAAGCGCGATGGCTTTCTGGAAGCCACCATGAGGCCGCTGGCGGCGCAGTACCCGGCGGCGGCGGCGCGGGCGGCCGCCGTGCGCGAGCTGGTGATGCGGGCCGTGAAGTACGACGGCTCGAACCGGCTCTTTGCCAGCGGCGCGCTCAAGAAGAGCTACGACCTGCACCGCGGCACGTCGGCCGATGTGAATTTGCTGCTCATCGCGGCCTTGCGCCAGGCCGGGCTAGCCGTGCAGCCGCTGCTGCTGAGCACCCGCGGCCACGGCCGCGTGAGCGAGGAATATCCGTTGTTAGAGCAATTTAACTACGTGGTGGCACTGGTGGAAACGCCCGGCCAGCCCGACCTGCTGCTCGACGCTACCGAGCCGCTGCTGCCCGCCGGGATGCTGCCTCAGCGTTGCCTCAACCAAAGCGGCCACACCGTGCCCGACACTGGCGAGGGCCGCTGGGTGAGCCTGGTGCCTACCCCCCGTTACAATCACTACCAGGAAGTGAAGCTGACCCTGGATGCCCAGGGTAACCTGAGCGGGCAGGTGCGCGACGAGCACGCCGGCTACGCCGGCCTCGAAGCCCGCGAGAAACTACAGCAGCTAGGCGAGAAAAAATACGTGACGGAGCTGGCCGGCCAGCACTCCGGCTGGGAGGTGCCCAGCTATACTTTCAGCCAGACGAGCGAAGTGGATAAGTCGCTGGCCCTCAGCTACGAGTTTCGCCAGCCATCCGTCAGCCCCGGCGCGGCCCAGGAGTTATATGTTAATCCCCTGGAAGCCTTCGGCGAACGCCGCAACCCGTTTCGGCACGCCCAGCGCTTCTACCCCGTGGACATTGGCATGATGCAGCAGGAAATCATTTCTCTCACCCTGACCCTACCCCCCGGCTACGCGGCCGAGCTACCCCAGCCCGTGACGCTGGCGCTACCCAACCAGGGCGGGCGCTACGTGTACGCGGCCAGCAGCCCTACCCCCGGCACGGTGCGGCTGCTCAGTCGCCTCACCCTAGACAAGCCCGTGTACAGCGCCGACGAATACCACGCCCTGCGCGAGCTGTACCGCCAAATGCTGGCCAAGCAGGCGGAGGCGCTGGTGATTAAGAAAACGGGTTCCTAA
- a CDS encoding DUF3857 domain-containing transglutaminase family protein, with protein sequence MFLPIFSSLVLLAAPTPKYPADAIAPVLRENAHVVVRAYDEVVVVKSASQLVETVHQVVTILDQAGNDDYGRLEVYYNALRHLNYLHGAVYDAQGHLLHQLRPAEVHDQGMGSNGGDLMTDLRVRYADLRQPAVPYTVEFDYEVTSENTLFYPSWQPQSAENVSLEGATLQVTTPTALPLRYQEQLLPAGAASAPAVAGSQTTYRWQLPAAPAVEEEPLSPPLATLLPAVRLAPATFEVQGHAGSLASWQSLGQWVYQLGQGRDALPPALTAKMAQLIVVAPDARERARKVYEFLQGSTRYISVQLGLGGWQTAPASSVATGGYGDCKALSNYTCALLKAAGLPAYVALVKSGDDAPDVRATFPSSQFDHVILCMPLAAHGAVPADTVWLECTSQTEAFGYMGSFTGNRHALLLTPEGGRLVATPRYGAQANRQQRHTDLWLDATGAAKATVRTRRLGLAQDIYSQLLHDVGPEDQKKYVANHLRLNQFTITSLRLAAAPTPGPAALPGVVEVMGLDLPSVGTTAGRRLLLEPNLLGRLAALPPQVGPRTAPLALPPASLHQDTVRLHLPAGFHVENLPQPTLLTSAYGTYSSACTTLPDGTLQYVRQLETRRPASATLPPAKYAEYQDFRRKISQADHAQVVLVKTDA encoded by the coding sequence ATGTTCCTCCCCATTTTCTCCTCGCTGGTACTGCTGGCCGCGCCTACCCCCAAGTATCCGGCCGATGCCATTGCGCCGGTACTGCGCGAGAACGCGCACGTGGTGGTACGCGCCTACGATGAGGTAGTGGTGGTGAAATCGGCCAGCCAACTGGTCGAAACCGTGCATCAGGTAGTGACGATACTCGACCAGGCGGGCAATGACGATTATGGCAGGCTGGAGGTATACTACAACGCCCTGCGGCACCTCAACTACCTGCACGGGGCCGTGTACGATGCCCAGGGCCACCTGCTGCACCAGCTGCGCCCGGCTGAGGTGCACGACCAGGGGATGGGCAGCAACGGCGGCGACCTGATGACCGATTTGCGCGTGCGCTACGCCGACCTGCGCCAGCCCGCCGTGCCATATACCGTGGAGTTTGACTACGAGGTAACCTCGGAAAACACGCTCTTCTACCCCAGCTGGCAGCCCCAGAGCGCCGAAAATGTGTCACTGGAAGGCGCGACGCTGCAAGTCACGACGCCCACCGCCCTACCCCTGCGCTACCAGGAGCAGCTGCTGCCGGCCGGTGCGGCCAGCGCGCCCGCCGTGGCCGGCAGCCAGACCACCTACCGCTGGCAGCTGCCCGCAGCCCCCGCCGTGGAGGAGGAGCCGCTGTCGCCGCCCCTGGCCACGCTATTGCCGGCCGTGCGCCTGGCCCCGGCTACCTTCGAGGTGCAGGGCCACGCCGGCTCGCTGGCCTCGTGGCAGAGCCTGGGGCAGTGGGTGTACCAGCTCGGGCAGGGCCGTGACGCCCTACCCCCCGCCCTCACCGCCAAGATGGCCCAGCTAATAGTAGTAGCCCCCGATGCCCGCGAGCGGGCCCGCAAGGTGTATGAGTTTTTGCAGGGCTCGACGCGCTACATCTCGGTGCAGCTGGGCCTGGGCGGCTGGCAAACGGCCCCCGCCAGCAGCGTGGCCACGGGTGGCTACGGCGACTGCAAAGCCCTGAGCAACTACACCTGCGCCCTGCTGAAGGCGGCCGGTCTGCCCGCCTACGTGGCCCTGGTGAAGTCCGGCGACGACGCGCCCGACGTGCGCGCCACCTTCCCCAGCAGCCAGTTCGACCACGTCATCCTGTGCATGCCGCTGGCTGCCCACGGTGCCGTGCCCGCCGATACGGTGTGGCTGGAATGCACCAGCCAGACCGAGGCATTCGGCTACATGGGCTCCTTCACCGGCAACCGCCACGCGCTGCTGCTCACGCCCGAGGGCGGCCGCCTGGTGGCTACCCCCCGCTACGGCGCGCAGGCCAACCGCCAGCAGCGCCACACTGACCTCTGGCTCGATGCCACCGGCGCGGCCAAGGCGACAGTGCGCACCCGTCGCCTCGGGCTGGCCCAGGATATTTATTCCCAATTGCTGCACGACGTCGGCCCTGAGGACCAGAAAAAATACGTCGCCAACCACCTGCGGCTGAACCAGTTCACCATCACCAGCCTGCGGCTGGCCGCCGCGCCCACGCCCGGCCCGGCCGCCCTGCCGGGGGTAGTGGAAGTGATGGGCCTGGACCTGCCCAGCGTGGGCACCACCGCCGGCCGCCGCCTGCTGCTGGAGCCCAACCTGCTCGGCCGCCTGGCCGCCCTACCCCCCCAGGTGGGGCCGCGCACCGCCCCGCTGGCCCTGCCCCCCGCCAGCCTCCACCAGGATACCGTGCGCCTGCACCTGCCCGCCGGCTTCCACGTGGAAAACCTGCCCCAGCCCACCCTGCTCACCTCGGCCTACGGCACCTATTCCAGCGCCTGCACCACCCTGCCCGACGGCACCCTCCAGTACGTGCGCCAGCTCGAAACCCGCCGCCCCGCCAGCGCCACCCTACCCCCCGCCAAGTACGCGGAGTACCAGGACTTCCGCCGCAAAATTAGCCAGGCCGACCACGCCCAGGTGGTGCTGGTGAAGACCGATGCGTAA
- a CDS encoding helix-hairpin-helix domain-containing protein, which produces MKKLLPRFLIYHLSFLILSLLAGRAAAQEFPRRAPEFDRLAQELFAEIQSDQIPYENLYGTLLSLYQSPLNLNAASPEELRALPLLREAQVAALLAHRRATGPLLSVYELQAVPGWDVRTIERVAPFVTVAGLSPNLARGPLWQRIKNEENNAVLLRYERILQQRKGYTAADTFRGRPTLRYLGSPDAVALRYRVSHAHDFSLGFTLEKDAGEPVAWRPAQRQFGPDFLSAHVVLYEQGRLKTLALGDYQLQFGQGLLLSSGLTAGKGAETITTLRRASLGVRPYAALLENTFFRGAAATYQLAPRWEATAFASRKNIDANAQLATDSLAQFDEFSSSLLLIGLHRTATEIANRQRLTETVGGGHLGYRSHDGNLLLGVTAVGTHYGTAFQKRPEPYNRYEFRGRDNLALGAHYSYGWRNLLLFGEGGRSRGGGLGLVNGVLASLGPHVDAAVLLRHYDADFHTFYGNAFGENTRNINESGLYLGLKVRPLPRWEISAYFDQFRFAWLRYRVSAPSQGQDALLRLAFAPTKTGLLYVQYRARLKPLDLPTSTTGRPVPLPGQQLRHSLLLYADVQPTPRLGLRTRLQGSYLRADDGLPWRRGTVLSQDASVALARRVRLSARYAIFDTDDYDTRQYIFEQDVLYAVSLPALYGQGTRAYALLQATLNQHFTLWLRYAETRYRHQATVGSGLEEIKGNARSEVTAQVRYRL; this is translated from the coding sequence ATGAAAAAACTACTACCTCGATTTTTAATTTATCATTTATCATTTTTAATTCTCTCACTGCTGGCGGGCCGCGCCGCCGCGCAGGAATTTCCGCGCCGCGCCCCCGAATTTGACCGGCTGGCGCAGGAGCTTTTCGCCGAAATTCAATCGGACCAGATTCCCTACGAAAACCTGTACGGCACGCTGCTGAGCCTGTACCAGTCGCCGCTCAACCTCAACGCGGCCAGCCCGGAGGAGCTGCGCGCCCTACCTCTGCTGCGCGAGGCGCAGGTGGCGGCACTGCTGGCGCACCGCCGCGCCACCGGCCCGCTGCTGAGCGTGTATGAGCTGCAAGCCGTGCCGGGCTGGGACGTGCGGACTATTGAGCGGGTCGCGCCCTTCGTGACGGTGGCCGGCCTGAGTCCTAATCTGGCGCGCGGCCCGCTTTGGCAACGCATTAAGAACGAAGAGAATAACGCCGTGCTATTGCGCTACGAGCGCATTCTGCAACAGCGCAAGGGATACACCGCCGCCGATACCTTCCGGGGCCGGCCCACGCTGCGCTACCTGGGCTCGCCCGATGCCGTGGCGCTGCGCTACCGGGTGAGCCACGCCCACGATTTCAGCCTGGGCTTCACGCTGGAGAAAGACGCGGGCGAGCCCGTGGCCTGGCGGCCGGCGCAGCGCCAGTTCGGGCCCGATTTTTTGTCGGCGCACGTCGTGCTCTACGAGCAGGGTAGGCTGAAAACGCTGGCGCTGGGCGACTACCAGCTGCAATTTGGGCAGGGGCTGCTGCTGTCGTCGGGGCTAACAGCGGGCAAGGGGGCCGAGACGATAACGACCCTGCGCCGGGCCTCGCTGGGCGTGCGGCCCTACGCGGCGCTACTCGAAAACACGTTTTTTCGGGGCGCGGCGGCCACCTATCAGCTCGCGCCGCGCTGGGAGGCCACGGCCTTCGCCTCGCGCAAAAACATTGATGCCAATGCCCAATTGGCCACCGATTCGCTGGCGCAGTTCGACGAGTTCAGCAGCAGCCTGCTGCTGATCGGCCTGCACCGCACGGCCACCGAAATCGCCAACCGCCAGCGCCTGACCGAAACCGTGGGCGGCGGCCACCTTGGCTACCGCAGTCACGATGGCAACCTGCTGCTGGGCGTTACGGCCGTGGGTACGCACTACGGCACGGCCTTTCAGAAGCGGCCGGAGCCGTATAATCGGTACGAATTCCGGGGCCGCGACAACCTGGCGCTGGGCGCGCACTACAGCTACGGTTGGCGCAATCTGCTGCTCTTCGGCGAGGGCGGGCGCAGCCGCGGCGGCGGCCTGGGCCTGGTGAACGGCGTGCTGGCCAGCCTGGGGCCGCACGTGGACGCGGCCGTGCTGCTGCGGCACTACGACGCGGATTTTCACACGTTTTACGGCAATGCGTTTGGCGAGAATACCCGGAATATTAATGAGAGCGGCTTGTATTTGGGGCTGAAAGTCAGGCCCCTACCCCGCTGGGAAATCTCGGCGTACTTCGACCAGTTTCGGTTTGCCTGGCTGCGCTACCGGGTGAGCGCGCCCAGCCAGGGCCAGGACGCGCTGCTGCGGCTGGCTTTCGCGCCCACCAAAACCGGCCTGCTCTACGTGCAGTACCGCGCCCGCCTCAAGCCCCTGGACCTGCCCACCAGCACCACCGGCCGCCCGGTGCCACTGCCCGGCCAGCAGCTGCGCCACTCGCTGCTGCTCTATGCCGACGTGCAGCCTACCCCCCGCCTGGGCCTGCGCACCCGCCTGCAAGGCAGCTACTTGCGCGCCGATGACGGCTTACCCTGGCGGCGCGGCACGGTGCTCAGCCAGGATGCCAGCGTGGCGCTGGCCCGCCGCGTGCGCCTGAGCGCCCGCTACGCCATCTTCGACACCGACGACTACGACACCCGGCAGTACATCTTTGAGCAGGACGTGCTCTACGCCGTGTCGCTACCCGCCCTCTACGGCCAGGGCACGCGGGCCTACGCCCTGCTGCAAGCCACGCTCAACCAACACTTCACCCTCTGGCTGCGCTACGCCGAAACCCGCTACCGCCACCAGGCTACCGTGGGCTCGGGGCTGGAAGAAATCAAGGGCAATGCGCGCTCGGAGGTGACGGCGCAGGTGCGGTACCGGCTCTGA
- the yidD gene encoding membrane protein insertion efficiency factor YidD encodes MLRRLLLLLVRFYQLFISPLTPPSCRYVPTCSAYAAEAIGRYGAWRGGRLALRRIGRCHPWGGSGHDPVP; translated from the coding sequence ATGCTTCGCCGCTTATTGCTGCTGCTGGTGCGCTTCTATCAGCTTTTTATTTCGCCGCTTACCCCGCCGAGCTGCCGCTACGTACCCACCTGCTCGGCCTACGCGGCCGAGGCTATTGGGCGCTACGGGGCCTGGCGGGGGGGTAGGCTGGCGCTGCGCCGCATTGGGCGCTGCCACCCCTGGGGCGGCTCGGGCCACGACCCGGTGCCGTAG
- a CDS encoding RNA polymerase sigma factor translates to MTDQYSAQLWEAFKGGDAEALAALFEAYYPALFSYGLKLTGDEELVKDCIQNLFQKLWRRRSGVRAVLVVKAYLFKALRRHLGDETKLLRQHRHLLPAYTDSFEVTYSHEEFLIARQHDAEQSARLLTALNRLSKRQREALYLKFFDGFSYERIAEVMSLNTQSVRNLIFNALQVLRRVLVVSLALLCLLVG, encoded by the coding sequence ATGACCGACCAATACAGCGCGCAGCTTTGGGAAGCTTTTAAAGGCGGCGATGCCGAGGCCCTAGCGGCGCTATTTGAGGCGTATTACCCGGCCTTATTCAGCTACGGCCTCAAGCTGACCGGTGACGAGGAGCTGGTGAAAGACTGCATCCAGAACCTCTTCCAGAAGCTGTGGCGGCGGCGGTCCGGAGTGCGGGCCGTGCTGGTCGTGAAAGCTTACTTATTCAAAGCCCTGCGCCGCCACCTCGGCGACGAAACCAAGCTGCTGCGGCAGCACCGGCACCTGCTGCCCGCCTACACCGACTCGTTTGAAGTTACCTACTCGCACGAGGAGTTTCTCATTGCCCGGCAGCACGATGCCGAGCAGAGCGCCCGGCTGCTAACGGCGCTCAACCGCCTCTCCAAGCGGCAGCGCGAAGCCCTATACCTCAAGTTCTTCGACGGCTTTTCCTACGAGCGCATTGCCGAGGTAATGTCGCTGAATACCCAATCAGTTCGCAACCTGATTTTTAACGCTTTGCAAGTGTTGAGGCGCGTTCTGGTGGTATCGCTGGCTTTGCTGTGCCTGCTGGTTGGCTAG